A stretch of the Clostridium fungisolvens genome encodes the following:
- a CDS encoding NAD(P)/FAD-dependent oxidoreductase, which produces MSNIHHDIVVVGGGASGLLAAITAKDYGADVAIIEGTDRVGKKILTTGNGRCNISNSLIGFPFENYHSENPNFFNYCLNNFSVEDTKNLFLLLGLPIIELEKGKMYPQSLQASSVVDILRFAIEDRNIPVYNSFKVKNIVHNDDIFKLSTSDLSLGTISCGKVILACGGKSAHKTGSDGSAYNLAYHLGHSIIEPIPALIQLKLEHRSLKALSGIKFDGFSEVVVNGLPLRKEFGEILFTDYGISGPPILQLSRIASYSLSKNKEVVISVDMMPEKSIEDIHNFFESHWAMVSHRTLMESFIGVINKKLIPILLKEAGIQDIHKPCYSLDWKEKNNIINLLKNWSFKCIGTNGFDSAQVTAGGVNTKEVDSKTLQSKIVPNLYFCGEILDVDGDCGGFNLQWAWSSGVLAGKSASN; this is translated from the coding sequence ATGAGTAATATACATCATGATATAGTGGTAGTAGGTGGTGGTGCATCAGGTCTATTAGCAGCTATTACAGCAAAAGACTATGGCGCAGACGTGGCAATTATAGAAGGTACTGATAGGGTTGGCAAAAAAATCTTAACCACTGGTAATGGCCGTTGCAATATAAGTAATTCGCTAATTGGTTTTCCATTTGAAAATTATCATAGTGAAAACCCAAACTTTTTTAATTATTGTTTAAATAACTTTTCAGTGGAAGACACAAAAAATCTATTTCTATTGCTGGGTTTACCTATAATAGAATTAGAAAAAGGAAAGATGTATCCACAATCACTTCAAGCTTCTTCAGTTGTGGATATATTAAGATTTGCTATAGAAGATAGAAATATACCTGTGTATAATTCTTTCAAAGTAAAAAATATTGTCCACAATGATGATATTTTTAAGTTATCCACATCAGATTTATCTTTAGGTACTATAAGCTGTGGAAAAGTTATATTAGCTTGTGGAGGAAAATCAGCACATAAAACCGGATCAGATGGTTCAGCATATAACTTGGCTTATCATTTGGGTCATAGTATAATCGAGCCAATTCCAGCGTTAATACAGCTTAAGCTAGAGCATAGAAGTTTAAAAGCTCTTTCTGGCATAAAGTTCGATGGATTTAGTGAAGTAGTAGTAAATGGACTTCCGTTACGAAAAGAATTCGGAGAAATACTTTTTACAGACTATGGCATATCAGGACCTCCAATTTTACAGCTTTCTAGGATAGCGTCCTACTCTCTTTCAAAAAATAAAGAAGTGGTGATTTCTGTAGATATGATGCCTGAAAAGTCTATTGAAGATATACATAACTTTTTTGAATCACATTGGGCTATGGTATCACATAGAACCCTAATGGAATCATTTATAGGCGTAATAAATAAGAAGCTAATTCCAATCTTATTAAAAGAAGCTGGAATACAAGATATCCATAAACCTTGTTATAGCCTAGACTGGAAGGAAAAGAATAATATAATTAATTTATTAAAAAACTGGTCTTTCAAGTGCATTGGTACTAATGGTTTTGATAGTGCTCAAGTAACAGCTGGAGGTGTTAATACCAAAGAGGTAGATTCTAAGACACTTCAATCAAAAATTGTTCCTAACCTATATTTCTGTGGAGAAATCTTAGATGTAGATGGAGATTGTGGTGGTTTTAACTTGCAATGGGCTTGGAGCTCAGGTGTATTAGCTGGAAAAAGTGCATCCAATTAA
- a CDS encoding acyl-[acyl-carrier-protein] thioesterase, with translation MLKKFEKEYEINYHDVAWNLKASISTIVNFLCDIGFRQSESLGAGIKAMMKDKQSWVFYKYDIEVYRYPDIEEKIKVITEPIGFRKFYAYRKYIVLDVDGNVIIEGKSIFFFVDLEKRRAIRIPDQQYKVYGVEGDLNYSINIDDVKPIKEYDFIKTFRVRYGDIDSNLHVNNVKYIEWAVESLPIGIVKENSIKRIVVNFLKETTFGHEITSSCSINNLEDSVESVHKIEDEEGKILATVRCVWE, from the coding sequence ATGCTTAAAAAATTTGAAAAAGAATACGAAATAAATTATCACGATGTAGCATGGAATCTAAAGGCGTCTATTTCCACTATAGTGAATTTCCTATGTGATATAGGATTTAGGCAATCTGAAAGCCTTGGAGCAGGAATTAAGGCCATGATGAAAGATAAGCAGTCATGGGTATTTTATAAATATGATATAGAAGTCTACAGATATCCAGATATAGAAGAAAAGATAAAAGTAATTACTGAACCAATAGGTTTTAGAAAGTTTTATGCTTACAGAAAATATATTGTTTTGGATGTTGATGGGAATGTAATTATTGAGGGAAAAAGTATATTTTTCTTTGTTGACTTAGAAAAGAGGCGAGCAATAAGAATACCTGATCAGCAGTATAAGGTATATGGAGTAGAGGGTGACTTAAATTATTCAATAAATATTGATGACGTTAAGCCAATTAAAGAATATGATTTTATAAAGACTTTTAGAGTAAGGTACGGGGATATAGATTCTAATCTTCATGTTAATAATGTAAAATACATAGAATGGGCAGTAGAGAGTCTACCAATTGGTATTGTTAAAGAAAATAGCATTAAAAGAATAGTTGTTAACTTCTTAAAAGAAACAACTTTTGGACATGAGATAACTTCTTCTTGTAGCATAAATAACCTAGAGGATAGTGTAGAAAGCGTTCATAAGATAGAAGATGAAGAAGGAAAAATCCTAGCTACGGTAAGATGTGTTTGGGAATAA
- a CDS encoding DUF1858 domain-containing protein: MVTKDMTIGEVVRTYPQKAEVLMSFGMGCVGCPSAQAETIEEAALVHGLNLDELVVALNK, from the coding sequence ATGGTTACTAAGGACATGACAATAGGTGAAGTAGTTAGAACATATCCACAAAAAGCAGAAGTTTTGATGAGCTTTGGAATGGGTTGTGTTGGATGTCCATCAGCTCAAGCAGAAACTATTGAAGAAGCTGCTTTAGTACATGGATTAAACCTTGATGAATTAGTAGTTGCATTAAATAAGTAA
- a CDS encoding adenylosuccinate synthase, with product MSAFIVLGAQWGDEGKGKMTDYLAEEADVIVRFQGGNNAGHTVEVEDKQYKLHLIPSGVLYDSKLNIIGNGVVVDPKALFEEIDYLEDLGVKVTPEKLMISDRAHLIMPYHRVLDRLKEQARGKNDIGTTGKGIGPCYTDKYERSGIRICDLLHKDVFTEKLKINVEAKNEYITNVLNGEALSFEEIYNDYIAYAERLRPYIQDTSVKVYDAIKSNKQVLFEGAQGMLLDIDYGTYPYVTSSNTTSGGVSNGVGIGPTMITNAVGIAKAYTTRVGKGPFPTELENETGEWIREKGHEFGVTTGRARRCGWLDLVILKTTVRVCGLTSLAVTKIDTLAGLEKIKVCVGYKFNGSIIDYFPASLEDLAKCEPVYEEFDGWDESVADARSYEELPENAKKYLTRIEEITDTKISIVSVGPRRDQTMRVREL from the coding sequence ATGTCAGCATTTATAGTTTTAGGAGCTCAATGGGGCGATGAAGGAAAAGGAAAGATGACTGATTACTTAGCTGAAGAAGCTGATGTTATAGTTAGATTTCAAGGTGGAAATAATGCAGGTCATACAGTAGAAGTTGAAGATAAGCAATATAAGTTGCATTTGATACCATCAGGTGTACTTTATGATTCAAAATTGAACATAATAGGAAATGGTGTTGTTGTAGATCCAAAGGCTTTATTTGAAGAAATTGATTACCTTGAAGATTTAGGAGTAAAAGTAACTCCAGAAAAGCTTATGATTAGCGATAGAGCTCATCTTATAATGCCATATCATAGAGTATTAGATAGATTAAAGGAACAAGCAAGAGGAAAGAATGATATAGGAACTACTGGTAAGGGTATAGGTCCATGTTATACTGATAAGTATGAAAGAAGTGGAATAAGAATCTGTGACTTACTACATAAAGATGTGTTTACAGAAAAGTTAAAAATAAATGTTGAAGCAAAAAATGAGTATATAACTAATGTTCTTAATGGAGAAGCACTAAGTTTTGAAGAGATATACAATGATTATATAGCTTATGCAGAAAGATTAAGACCATATATACAAGATACATCAGTAAAAGTTTATGATGCTATAAAGAGTAATAAGCAAGTTTTATTTGAAGGTGCTCAAGGAATGCTGCTTGACATAGATTATGGAACTTACCCATATGTAACATCATCAAATACTACTTCTGGTGGAGTGTCTAATGGTGTAGGTATTGGACCTACAATGATTACTAATGCTGTTGGTATTGCGAAAGCATACACAACAAGAGTTGGTAAGGGTCCATTCCCAACAGAATTGGAAAATGAAACAGGAGAATGGATAAGAGAAAAAGGACATGAATTCGGAGTAACTACTGGTAGAGCTAGAAGATGTGGTTGGTTGGATTTAGTTATATTAAAGACAACAGTAAGAGTATGTGGATTAACCTCTTTAGCTGTTACAAAGATTGATACTTTAGCTGGACTAGAGAAAATAAAGGTTTGTGTTGGATATAAGTTTAACGGTTCTATTATTGATTACTTCCCAGCAAGTCTTGAAGATTTAGCTAAATGCGAACCTGTTTATGAAGAATTTGATGGATGGGATGAATCTGTAGCTGATGCTAGAAGCTATGAGGAACTTCCTGAAAATGCTAAGAAGTACCTAACTAGAATAGAAGAAATAACTGATACAAAGATATCAATAGTTTCTGTGGGACCTAGAAGAGACCAAACTATGAGAGTTAGAGAACTATAA
- the trhO gene encoding oxygen-dependent tRNA uridine(34) hydroxylase TrhO: protein MNKYRILLYYKFINIENSEEFSKEHLKLCKDIGLKGRILIADEGINGTVSGTVEQTEKYINQLKRDDRFIDMIFKIDEANDHAFKKMYVRHKKSIITLLPEDDVNPNKKVGKYLKPKEFYQMLQRDDVVIVDGRNDYEYDIGHFRGAIRPNVSNFKEFPKWIDDNLSKYKNKKVLTYCTGGIRCEKLTGVLLDHGFDDVYHLEGGIVTYGKDPEVRGRLWDGKCYVFDERISVKINNTDEDIVISKCTHCGEESDRYINCTNDDCHKQHICCEKCEKEQEGFCSHNCRQYILEHPERDARLRLKEKANMYKRYNQNHEKAKEIINKLDKNYSA, encoded by the coding sequence TTGAATAAATATAGAATATTGCTGTATTACAAATTTATAAATATAGAGAATAGTGAAGAATTCTCAAAGGAACATTTGAAGTTATGTAAAGATATAGGCCTTAAAGGAAGAATATTAATTGCTGATGAGGGAATAAATGGAACAGTTTCAGGTACAGTAGAGCAAACAGAAAAATATATTAATCAATTAAAGCGAGACGACAGGTTTATAGATATGATCTTTAAAATTGATGAAGCAAATGATCATGCCTTTAAAAAGATGTATGTAAGACACAAGAAAAGTATAATAACTTTACTTCCAGAGGATGATGTAAATCCAAATAAAAAGGTTGGAAAGTATCTGAAGCCAAAAGAATTTTATCAAATGCTTCAAAGAGATGATGTAGTAATAGTGGACGGAAGAAATGATTATGAGTATGATATAGGTCACTTTAGAGGCGCTATAAGACCAAATGTAAGTAACTTCAAGGAGTTCCCGAAATGGATAGATGATAATCTGTCTAAGTATAAGAATAAGAAGGTACTTACCTATTGTACAGGTGGAATAAGGTGTGAGAAGTTAACAGGAGTACTTTTAGACCACGGGTTTGATGATGTATACCACCTTGAAGGTGGAATAGTGACCTACGGTAAAGATCCTGAAGTAAGAGGAAGGTTATGGGATGGAAAGTGTTATGTTTTCGATGAAAGAATCTCTGTAAAGATAAATAATACAGATGAAGATATAGTTATATCTAAATGCACTCACTGCGGAGAAGAGTCGGATAGGTATATTAATTGTACTAATGATGATTGTCATAAGCAGCATATATGCTGTGAGAAATGTGAAAAGGAACAAGAAGGTTTTTGTTCTCATAACTGTAGACAATATATACTAGAACACCCTGAGAGAGATGCACGTTTAAGACTTAAAGAAAAAGCTAATATGTATAAGAGATATAATCAGAATCATGAAAAAGCCAAGGAGATTATTAATAAATTAGATAAAAATTATTCAGCTTAA
- the proC gene encoding pyrroline-5-carboxylate reductase, which yields MKKVLGFIGCGNMGAAMVGGIIASGIVTNDNIIASTKTKQSAEALERKFGIKTTQDNKKIASEADIIFLAVKPFMYDAVIEEIRDIISTDTIVVTIAAGVELEKVKSTFKRDVKLIKTMPNTPALVGEAMSAICPSSNISEEELDYVINIFNSFGKTEILDEKDFHGFIALCGSSPAYVFMFIEAMADAAVKMGIQRKKAYKLAAQSVLGSAKMVLDTEKHPGELKDMVCSPRGTTIEAVIELENGGMRSSIIKAMEKCEEKSKNM from the coding sequence TTGAAAAAAGTTTTGGGATTTATAGGTTGTGGAAACATGGGAGCGGCTATGGTTGGAGGTATAATTGCATCAGGAATTGTAACAAATGATAATATTATAGCCTCTACCAAGACTAAGCAATCAGCAGAAGCTCTTGAACGAAAGTTTGGAATAAAAACTACTCAAGATAATAAGAAAATAGCTTCTGAGGCTGATATAATATTTTTAGCAGTTAAACCATTTATGTATGATGCAGTAATTGAAGAGATAAGGGATATCATAAGTACTGATACCATAGTTGTTACTATTGCAGCTGGTGTAGAACTTGAAAAAGTTAAGAGCACTTTTAAAAGAGATGTAAAGTTAATTAAAACTATGCCCAATACACCTGCCTTAGTTGGCGAAGCAATGAGTGCTATCTGTCCTTCAAGTAATATATCTGAAGAAGAGCTTGATTATGTAATAAATATATTCAATTCTTTTGGAAAGACTGAAATACTTGATGAGAAAGACTTTCACGGATTTATAGCCCTTTGTGGATCTTCTCCAGCATATGTATTTATGTTTATAGAGGCAATGGCAGATGCAGCGGTTAAAATGGGGATTCAAAGAAAGAAAGCATATAAATTAGCTGCACAGTCTGTATTAGGCTCAGCCAAAATGGTATTAGATACTGAAAAGCATCCTGGAGAACTTAAGGATATGGTTTGTTCGCCAAGAGGTACTACAATAGAAGCTGTAATAGAGTTAGAAAATGGTGGAATGAGATCATCTATAATAAAAGCTATGGAAAAGTGTGAAGAGAAATCTAAAAATATGTAA
- the glpK gene encoding glycerol kinase GlpK, with product MERYIMSLDQGTTSSRCILFNKEGNILSIGQMEISQIYPKAGWVEHDPMEIWSTQYSVAIEAMAKVGIQASQISAIGITNQRETTIVWDKTTGVPIYNAIVWQCKRTAEYCDEIKAKGYENKIMTKTGLRVDSYFSASKIAWILDNVEGAREKAEDGNLLFGTVDSWLIWKLTNGRVHVTDYSNASRTLLYNIHDLCWDKELLEIFNIPESMMPEVKNSSGLFATTNSRLFGDEIPICGVAGDQQAALFGQTCYEQGAVKNTYGTGCFMLMNTGDNPVKSDKGLLTTIAWGIGGNITYALEGSVFVAGAAVQWLRDEMRMIDTSKESEEYAWLVEDTNGVYFIPAFVGLGAPYWDQYARGMITGLTRGAKKEHIVRAVLESIAYQTYDILRAMEDDSDIKLTSLKVDGGAAANNFLMQFQADLINTRVYRPKVIETTALGAAYLAGLAVGYWKDIEDIKTNWSVGKEFNPCMSEDRRNSFLSGWNKAVKKALSDERKDS from the coding sequence ATGGAAAGATACATTATGTCATTAGATCAGGGAACCACTAGTTCTAGATGCATTCTTTTTAATAAGGAGGGTAACATATTATCAATAGGACAAATGGAAATTTCTCAGATATATCCAAAGGCAGGATGGGTTGAGCATGATCCTATGGAGATATGGTCTACTCAATATAGTGTGGCAATTGAAGCTATGGCTAAGGTTGGAATTCAAGCATCTCAGATATCAGCCATAGGAATCACAAATCAAAGAGAGACCACAATAGTTTGGGATAAAACTACTGGAGTACCTATTTATAATGCTATAGTTTGGCAGTGCAAGAGAACAGCTGAATATTGTGATGAAATCAAAGCTAAAGGTTATGAAAACAAAATAATGACTAAGACTGGGCTTAGGGTAGACTCTTATTTTTCTGCTTCTAAGATTGCTTGGATATTAGACAATGTAGAAGGTGCTAGGGAGAAGGCTGAAGATGGAAATCTACTTTTTGGAACGGTAGATAGCTGGCTTATATGGAAATTAACCAATGGAAGAGTTCATGTTACTGATTATTCCAATGCATCTAGAACATTATTATATAATATACATGATTTATGTTGGGATAAAGAATTATTGGAGATTTTCAACATACCAGAAAGTATGATGCCAGAAGTTAAGAATTCAAGTGGATTATTTGCTACTACTAATAGTAGATTGTTTGGTGATGAAATTCCTATATGTGGTGTAGCCGGAGATCAACAAGCTGCTTTGTTTGGACAAACATGTTATGAGCAAGGAGCAGTTAAGAATACTTATGGTACTGGATGCTTTATGCTGATGAATACTGGGGATAATCCCGTAAAATCAGATAAGGGACTATTAACTACAATTGCCTGGGGAATAGGTGGTAATATAACTTATGCATTAGAAGGAAGTGTATTTGTAGCTGGAGCTGCTGTACAATGGCTTAGAGATGAGATGAGGATGATTGATACATCGAAGGAATCGGAAGAATATGCATGGCTAGTAGAAGATACAAATGGAGTTTATTTTATACCAGCTTTTGTAGGACTTGGTGCTCCTTATTGGGATCAATATGCTAGAGGAATGATAACAGGGTTAACTAGAGGAGCAAAGAAAGAACATATAGTAAGAGCTGTTTTAGAATCTATAGCATATCAAACCTATGATATTCTAAGGGCTATGGAAGATGATTCTGATATAAAGTTAACGAGCTTAAAGGTTGATGGTGGAGCCGCAGCTAATAACTTTTTAATGCAGTTTCAAGCTGATTTAATAAATACGAGAGTATATAGACCTAAAGTTATAGAAACTACAGCACTTGGAGCTGCATATCTTGCAGGATTAGCAGTAGGATATTGGAAGGATATTGAAGACATAAAGACCAACTGGAGTGTAGGTAAAGAATTTAATCCTTGCATGAGTGAAGATAGAAGAAATAGCTTTTTGTCAGGATGGAATAAGGCTGTAAAAAAGGCTTTAAGCGATGAAAGAAAAGATAGTTAA
- the mgtE gene encoding magnesium transporter → MKTFGKEDIKEMILTQSLESLEKLLEEVHPVDILDVLRELEDEKYSILKKLPNWLVADIFEEMDEDEQQEALNLFSELDQFKILNEMSSDEITDLLGNLEPDKVDRFLGNIDKEDAEEVKELLTYEEDTAGGIMATEFIAIKENMTVKETLSYLQTTGIEAETVYYLYVLDSSGILTGILSLRDLVISSFDTKISSIMTTSVKSVPVHMDQEEVANIFQKYGFQAMPVIDDLGEMLGVVTFDDIIDIVRQEDNEDIYRLGGLSEGEAVDGSVMDSVRSRLPWLLVNLITAIIAGATVGLFSSTIDKLVILATFNPIIAGMGGNAGTQSLTLIVRGIALGELNKENAKRVFLKEIIAGLFNGIAIGIVVAILGLIWANKPVFGLVVGVAMILNMSLATVVGYLVPVILKKLNIDPALASAVFVTTFTDVCGFFFFLGLATMFLKYLM, encoded by the coding sequence ATGAAAACTTTCGGTAAAGAAGATATAAAGGAAATGATACTAACTCAATCTCTTGAAAGTTTAGAGAAACTTTTGGAAGAGGTGCATCCAGTAGATATATTGGATGTACTGAGGGAGCTTGAGGATGAAAAGTACTCTATATTAAAGAAACTTCCTAACTGGCTTGTTGCAGATATATTTGAAGAGATGGATGAAGATGAGCAGCAAGAAGCGTTAAATCTTTTTTCAGAACTAGATCAATTTAAGATATTAAATGAAATGAGTTCTGATGAGATAACAGATCTTTTAGGAAATCTAGAGCCTGATAAAGTAGATAGATTCTTAGGTAATATAGATAAAGAAGATGCTGAAGAAGTTAAAGAACTGCTTACTTATGAGGAAGATACAGCTGGTGGTATAATGGCCACTGAATTTATAGCAATAAAAGAGAATATGACGGTAAAAGAGACTTTAAGTTATTTACAAACTACTGGAATAGAAGCAGAGACTGTTTATTATTTATATGTTCTAGATAGTAGCGGAATACTAACCGGCATATTGTCATTAAGAGATTTAGTAATATCATCTTTCGATACTAAAATCAGTAGTATAATGACAACTAGTGTAAAGAGTGTTCCTGTACATATGGATCAAGAGGAAGTTGCTAACATATTTCAAAAGTATGGATTTCAGGCAATGCCTGTAATTGATGATTTAGGTGAAATGTTAGGGGTAGTAACTTTTGATGATATCATAGATATAGTAAGGCAAGAGGATAATGAGGATATATATCGTCTTGGAGGGCTTAGTGAAGGTGAAGCTGTAGATGGTTCAGTGATGGATTCAGTAAGAAGTAGGCTTCCTTGGCTTCTAGTAAATCTAATTACAGCTATAATAGCGGGCGCTACGGTAGGATTGTTTAGTTCCACAATAGATAAATTAGTAATACTAGCAACATTCAATCCAATAATAGCTGGTATGGGTGGCAATGCAGGGACTCAGAGCTTAACTCTAATAGTAAGGGGAATAGCTTTAGGTGAATTAAACAAAGAAAATGCAAAAAGGGTATTCCTAAAAGAAATTATTGCTGGACTGTTTAATGGAATAGCAATTGGAATAGTTGTGGCTATACTAGGTTTGATATGGGCAAATAAGCCAGTATTTGGATTAGTGGTTGGAGTTGCTATGATACTAAATATGTCTTTGGCTACAGTAGTGGGGTATCTTGTACCAGTAATTCTTAAAAAGTTAAATATAGATCCTGCACTTGCTTCAGCAGTTTTTGTTACAACATTTACAGATGTATGTGGTTTCTTCTTCTTCTTAGGATTAGCCACAATGTTTTTGAAATACTTAATGTAG
- a CDS encoding replicative DNA helicase, whose product MDNTPIMRSLPQSIEAEQSVLGSMIIDRQAIAQAAEALTPDDFYREAHKVIFLSISEMIQKDQPIDLVTLLEYLKATDRLEKAGGMTYVTEISGSVPTTANLSSYIKIVSEKATLRKLIRSSTETIEDCYNSQDNVEKVVDSAEKRVFEIGEKRNTGDFESLSAILERGFAEIERLFNDKGALTGVASGFVDLDSKTSGFQRGDMVLIAARPSMGKTTFALNICEHAALREGKSVVIFSLEMPKEQLAYKLLCSEANVDMVSLRTGNLEDKDWENIARAAGPLSSAKIYIDDTAGVTVMEMRSKCRRLKMEYGIDLIMIDYLQLMSGSSSSDGNRQQEVSEISRSIKALAKEMQCPVIALSQLSRAPEQRADHRPMLSDLRESGSIEQDADLVMFLYRDEYYNKETDDKNVGECIIAKHRNGEVGTVKLAWLGQYSKFGNLDVVH is encoded by the coding sequence ATGGATAATACACCTATCATGAGGAGTTTACCACAGAGCATAGAAGCTGAACAATCAGTACTTGGCTCTATGATAATCGATAGGCAAGCAATAGCTCAGGCTGCAGAAGCATTAACACCTGATGACTTTTATAGAGAAGCTCATAAGGTTATTTTTTTAAGCATATCTGAGATGATTCAAAAAGATCAACCTATTGATTTGGTAACTCTATTAGAATATTTGAAGGCCACAGACAGGTTAGAAAAAGCAGGGGGTATGACTTACGTAACTGAAATAAGTGGTTCCGTACCAACTACTGCTAACTTGAGTTCTTATATAAAAATAGTGTCTGAGAAGGCTACATTAAGAAAATTAATAAGGTCTTCCACCGAGACAATAGAAGATTGCTATAATAGTCAGGATAATGTTGAAAAGGTAGTAGACTCAGCTGAAAAGAGAGTCTTCGAAATAGGCGAGAAAAGGAATACTGGAGACTTTGAATCCCTAAGTGCCATACTTGAAAGAGGTTTTGCAGAAATTGAAAGACTTTTTAATGACAAGGGTGCTTTAACTGGAGTAGCCTCTGGGTTTGTTGATCTAGATTCTAAAACCTCAGGTTTCCAGAGAGGAGACATGGTTCTAATAGCAGCAAGACCTTCAATGGGAAAAACTACGTTTGCTCTTAATATATGTGAACATGCTGCGCTTAGAGAAGGGAAAAGCGTAGTTATATTTTCTTTAGAAATGCCTAAGGAGCAATTAGCTTACAAGCTTTTGTGCTCTGAAGCAAATGTAGATATGGTTAGTCTTAGGACAGGTAATTTAGAAGATAAGGATTGGGAGAATATAGCTAGAGCAGCTGGCCCGTTATCTTCAGCTAAGATATATATAGATGATACAGCTGGTGTAACTGTAATGGAAATGAGGTCTAAGTGTAGAAGGCTTAAGATGGAGTATGGTATAGATTTAATAATGATAGACTATCTTCAGCTTATGAGTGGTAGTAGCTCATCAGATGGAAATAGACAACAGGAAGTTTCTGAAATATCAAGAAGTATAAAAGCATTAGCTAAAGAGATGCAATGTCCTGTTATAGCGTTATCCCAGTTATCTCGTGCACCTGAACAAAGAGCAGATCATAGACCGATGTTATCTGACCTTAGAGAATCTGGTTCAATAGAACAGGATGCTGACTTAGTTATGTTTTTATATAGAGATGAATATTATAACAAAGAAACTGATGATAAAAATGTTGGTGAATGTATAATTGCGAAACACAGAAATGGTGAAGTTGGTACAGTTAAACTTGCATGGCTTGGTCAATACAGTAAGTTTGGTAATCTGGATGTAGTTCATTAA